A genomic window from Mesosutterella faecium includes:
- a CDS encoding ATP-dependent DNA helicase: protein MPLANEIKAGEELLRKVQEAFSPGGALQRALPGFVPRDSQRGFALEVARTIISRGTLVAEAGTGTGKTFAYLVPALLAGARVLVSTAGKPLQDQLFGRDLPQILRALRLQADCAILKGRSNYICLKRLREVQRLPTREDVAYLRDIRIFAETNAAGDRSELVHIPENDPIWPLVTSTRENCTGQKCPCFKDCFLNKARKRARASDILVVNHHLFLSSLAIGEEGAEELLPAMPVTVIDEAHQLPAIATDFFGSVFSTYSVVDFAREALLLAKTKAPGGARWDELTQAVSLAAKEIPAAAAESLGLEEGDRVRAGEKELGGLSGPLSRLSSKLSQLAAALSENAGRDPDLDLLLPRCAGYMEQADSWNAFIRDGEPRSEDGTAPHVRWLQMGKLGLRLCDTPLSVGDKIRAIREEKGEAWVLTSATLSTAGDFTHFLTELGLEDAKTAAWESPFDFATHAALYIPKGLPSDPRAPGFPQFVAECAWPFVRKAGGRAFFLCTSLKAVEAVADRLESLALEAGVQLRVLRQGSGTRKGLLEQYREEKHAVLVGSMSFWEGIDIKGDALSIVVIDKFPFAPPDDPVVAARREWIEQNGGSPFLDYQVPEMVTALRQGAGRLIRSETDRGVLILCDPRAFDKWHSYGRRVIMSLPGFGRTSNEEVALSFIPEPGSAAAGR, encoded by the coding sequence ATGCCGCTCGCAAACGAAATCAAGGCCGGGGAGGAGCTCCTGCGGAAAGTGCAGGAGGCCTTCAGCCCCGGGGGAGCCCTGCAGCGCGCGCTTCCGGGGTTCGTCCCCCGCGACAGCCAGCGCGGCTTCGCCCTCGAGGTGGCCCGCACGATCATCAGCCGCGGCACTCTCGTCGCGGAGGCCGGCACCGGCACCGGCAAGACCTTCGCCTACCTGGTGCCGGCTCTTCTGGCCGGGGCCCGGGTCCTGGTCTCCACCGCGGGCAAGCCCCTGCAGGACCAGCTCTTCGGCAGGGACCTGCCGCAGATTCTTCGGGCGCTGCGGCTGCAGGCCGACTGCGCGATCCTCAAGGGGCGCTCGAACTACATCTGCCTCAAGCGGCTGCGGGAGGTGCAGCGGCTTCCGACCCGCGAGGACGTGGCCTACCTGCGCGACATCCGGATTTTCGCCGAAACGAACGCCGCGGGGGACCGCTCGGAGCTCGTCCACATTCCCGAAAACGACCCGATCTGGCCGCTCGTCACCTCGACGAGGGAAAACTGCACCGGGCAGAAGTGCCCCTGCTTCAAGGACTGCTTCCTCAACAAGGCGAGAAAGCGCGCCCGGGCCTCCGACATCCTCGTCGTGAACCACCACCTCTTTCTGTCCTCGCTTGCGATCGGGGAGGAGGGGGCCGAGGAGCTGCTGCCCGCGATGCCCGTCACCGTGATCGACGAAGCGCACCAGCTGCCCGCGATCGCCACGGACTTCTTCGGCAGCGTCTTTTCCACCTACTCGGTGGTGGACTTCGCGCGCGAGGCGCTGCTGCTGGCCAAGACGAAGGCGCCGGGCGGCGCCCGCTGGGACGAGCTCACGCAGGCGGTGAGCCTCGCGGCCAAGGAGATTCCGGCCGCGGCGGCCGAAAGCCTCGGGCTCGAGGAGGGCGACCGCGTGAGGGCCGGGGAAAAGGAGCTCGGGGGGCTCTCCGGGCCGCTTTCCAGGCTCTCTTCGAAGCTCTCGCAGCTGGCCGCCGCGCTCTCGGAGAACGCGGGCCGCGACCCCGACCTCGACCTGCTGCTGCCGCGCTGCGCGGGCTACATGGAGCAGGCCGACTCGTGGAACGCCTTCATCCGGGACGGGGAGCCCCGGAGTGAAGACGGCACCGCCCCGCATGTGCGCTGGCTGCAGATGGGCAAGCTCGGGCTGAGGCTGTGCGACACGCCGCTCTCCGTGGGGGACAAGATCCGCGCGATCCGCGAGGAGAAGGGCGAGGCCTGGGTGCTCACCTCGGCCACGCTCTCGACCGCGGGCGACTTCACGCACTTTCTCACCGAGCTCGGGCTCGAGGACGCGAAGACCGCGGCCTGGGAGTCGCCCTTTGACTTTGCCACGCACGCGGCGCTCTACATTCCGAAGGGGCTGCCCTCCGATCCCCGCGCGCCCGGCTTCCCGCAGTTCGTGGCGGAGTGCGCCTGGCCCTTCGTCCGCAAGGCCGGGGGCCGCGCCTTTTTCCTGTGCACGAGCCTGAAGGCGGTGGAGGCGGTGGCCGACCGGCTCGAGTCCCTCGCGCTCGAGGCCGGGGTGCAGCTGCGGGTGCTCCGCCAGGGCAGCGGCACCCGAAAGGGGCTGCTCGAGCAGTACCGCGAGGAAAAGCACGCGGTCCTCGTGGGCTCGATGAGCTTCTGGGAAGGCATCGACATCAAGGGCGACGCGCTTTCGATCGTCGTGATCGACAAGTTTCCCTTCGCGCCGCCCGACGACCCGGTGGTCGCGGCGCGCCGCGAGTGGATCGAGCAAAACGGCGGCAGCCCCTTCCTCGACTACCAGGTGCCGGAAATGGTGACGGCGCTGCGCCAGGGCGCGGGCCGCCTGATCCGCAGCGAAACCGACCGGGGCGTGCTGATCCTGTGCGACCCGAGGGCCTTCGACAAGTGGCATTCCTACGGCCGCAGGGTCATCATGAGCCTGCCCGGCTTCGGGCGGACCTCGAACGAGGAGGTGGCGCTCAGCTTCATCCCGGAGCCCGGCAGCGCAGCCGCGGGGCGCTGA
- a CDS encoding PIN domain-containing protein, with product MPKSSEIKAFLSLLRSGGESAEIPKGLPAAVIDTNVLMDFWHFRDPQALPLLALLEAGAFTAVRDEDTENEFAEVLGRPQFGEPLERQKEILGRWHRLARPAPGRACSPFGCRDPLDQKLFDLAEAAGASLIVTKDRLVLKAGRKTARSGLRILMPAQAAEALRKPRE from the coding sequence ATGCCCAAAAGCTCAGAAATAAAGGCATTCCTCAGCCTCCTGCGCTCAGGCGGCGAGAGCGCTGAAATCCCGAAAGGCCTCCCCGCGGCGGTGATCGACACCAACGTGCTCATGGACTTCTGGCATTTCAGGGATCCGCAGGCCCTGCCCCTGCTCGCGCTGCTTGAGGCCGGAGCCTTCACGGCGGTCCGCGACGAGGACACGGAAAACGAATTCGCGGAGGTTCTCGGCCGGCCGCAGTTCGGCGAGCCCCTCGAGCGCCAGAAGGAGATCCTCGGGCGCTGGCACCGGCTCGCGCGGCCCGCGCCGGGGCGCGCCTGCTCGCCCTTCGGCTGCCGCGACCCCCTCGACCAGAAGCTCTTCGACCTCGCGGAGGCTGCGGGCGCGAGCCTGATCGTCACCAAGGACCGCCTGGTGCTGAAGGCCGGGCGGAAAACCGCGCGCTCGGGGCTGCGGATCCTCATGCCGGCCCAGGCCGCCGAAGCGCTCCGGAAGCCCCGGGAGTAA
- a CDS encoding malate dehydrogenase, with protein MTCPANHPKLNPTVRVTITGAAGNIGYALLFRIASGAVFGPNTPVQLQLLERDNEQSKASLNGVCMELFDSAFPLLTRVITTTDPLEAFEKTQAAFLVGSMPRGPGMARSDLLLANGPIFQSQGEALDQTADRNVKVLVVGNPCNTNAYIAMHNAPSLSPKCFSAMMRLDHNRAVAQLAQKTGRPVCSISGLKVWGNHSNSMYPDISQCTIAGVKATELVDEAWYNDYFLPTVAKRGSAIIKARGKSSAASAASAAIDHMHDWWNGSNGRIVTMAVPSDGSYGVPEGLVCGFPCICTGGGEYEIVKDLPITASGRARLDATIAELVKEHDTVAQLCE; from the coding sequence ATGACCTGTCCAGCCAATCACCCCAAACTGAATCCTACGGTGCGCGTCACCATCACCGGCGCGGCCGGCAACATCGGCTACGCGCTGCTTTTCAGGATCGCAAGCGGCGCGGTCTTCGGCCCGAACACGCCGGTGCAGCTGCAGCTGCTCGAGCGCGACAACGAGCAGTCCAAGGCCTCGCTGAACGGCGTGTGCATGGAGCTCTTTGACAGCGCCTTCCCGCTGCTCACCCGCGTGATCACGACGACCGACCCGCTCGAGGCCTTCGAAAAGACCCAGGCGGCCTTCCTCGTGGGCTCCATGCCCCGCGGCCCCGGCATGGCCCGCTCGGACCTGCTGCTCGCAAATGGCCCGATCTTCCAGAGCCAGGGCGAAGCCCTCGACCAGACGGCGGACCGCAACGTGAAGGTGCTCGTGGTGGGCAACCCCTGCAACACGAACGCCTACATCGCGATGCACAACGCCCCGTCGCTCTCGCCCAAGTGCTTCAGCGCCATGATGCGCCTCGACCACAACCGCGCGGTCGCGCAGCTCGCGCAGAAGACCGGCAGGCCCGTGTGCTCGATTTCCGGGCTCAAGGTCTGGGGCAACCACTCGAACTCCATGTACCCCGACATCTCCCAGTGCACGATCGCGGGCGTCAAGGCGACGGAGCTCGTTGACGAAGCCTGGTACAACGACTACTTCCTGCCCACCGTCGCCAAGCGCGGCAGCGCCATCATCAAGGCGCGCGGCAAGTCCTCCGCGGCCTCCGCGGCCTCCGCCGCCATCGACCACATGCACGACTGGTGGAACGGCTCGAACGGCCGCATCGTCACGATGGCCGTTCCTTCCGACGGCTCCTACGGCGTGCCCGAGGGCCTGGTCTGCGGCTTCCCCTGCATCTGCACCGGCGGCGGCGAGTACGAGATCGTGAAGGACCTGCCGATCACCGCCTCGGGCCGCGCGAGGCTCGATGCGACGATCGCCGAGCTCGTGAAGGAGCACGACACGGTCGCCCAGCTCTGCGAGTAA